The DNA segment CCATACCAAGGCCGGATCAAACCCTTGAAAAAGCTCCCTGCCGGATATGACGTGATCACCTCGTTATCCGTATTTACCACGTATGCACCTTCCGGCGAGTCCAGAACGCGGTAACTGTCGCCCACAGCAAGGTTTAGCATCGGCGGATGCTCTCCCCGCGTACCGAAAACGAACGGTATCCGGCACCGCCCGTACACCTCCTGGCCGTTTATTTTCCCCGAAATTTCATACACCGTCCACCCCTGCTGATGGATCGCATCCCGCTCATCCACAACTTTCGCATCCCTGTGCCATTTATACTTAAAATCGCCGAATTCAGTCTCATCAAAGCTGTTCGTTTCAATACCGGACACGAAATCAGGTGCATTTATGAACCTGTGATCGATTATTTCCTTCAAAAGTCCGGTCTTAGCATCGCGGATGTACTCAACGCCCTTTTCCTCACCCTCCATGCTCTCCAGAAATGCACAGAAATCCTCACTATCGCTCGGAAAACGTGCAGTATTGCGCTTTGCGAGCGGATTATTCATAACATAAATTGTATTCTGGCCCGAATGATAATACCGCTGTCCGTCTTCGTCCAGCAGCCAACTGCACAGCTTGTTCTCCACCTGGGGATCCCACCGCTGCATCATCTTGAACATCGGCCCTTCGATACCTTCCGGGAAGTAAAACCACTGTTCGTATGCGCCTTTGCTCAGGCTTCGACCGACTCGCAGGTTGGCTGTGGGAATGTAAGCCTCTTTCCAGGCATGCTTTATGAAATGGAAGCTCTTGATCTGCGTATCCGGTGCGCTGCCGTAACCTGAGACTGCGGCGCCATTTACAAAAAACGCACCGCCGACAACCGCGACCGAGGCGATCATCATCAGTATGCATGCGCCGACCTTGCTCATGCTCCATCCGACGGTTGTACCCAGCGCGCCGACCTTCAGCGATTCGGCTGAAACCCTAGTCGCCGCCTGCGTAGGCGAGGTAATCTGGCCGAACAGACCCAGCAGTGCCAGGAACATCGGCACGGTGGTTACGCCCTTACGGTGCAGTCTGCGTTTCAGTGAGCATTTGGCGCGGTAGAACTGCACTCGTGCTGCTGTTTCGGAGCAATTCATTATCGACGCTATTTGCTCGTAGGAGAGGTTTTCGTAGCAGCGCAGGGTCAGTACGCTGCGCTGTTTGACGTCCAGATCCGCGATGGAATCCACCAGCGTTTCGGCGATCTCCTTGCTTATAAGCGTCTTGAGCGCTTCGATCCGCTTGTTCTCTAAAGCGTTTGTCAGATTGTTCTGATCGATCGACATTGACGAGTGTTTCTTGTTCGACCTGTAATGGTTCATGGCCTTGCCCCAGGCGGTCTTGTAGAGCCAGGCCTTTATACTGTTCGCGTCGCGCAGATCATTCAGGGATCTGCAAAGCTGCATCATGGTTTCCTGCAGTATGTCCTCGGTCAGGTCCTTGTCGAGCGTCAGCCTGTAGATGTAGCTGCTGAGCTCGTTCTGGTACTTTTCGCAGAGCGTACCTAGACTGTCCTGGCAGCCGTCTTGAGCCCTGGATACCAGTTCTGCAATTTCCTGCTTTTTTTCCGGTGCAGCCATAGTAATAGACCTTTTCGTGGGGATTCGTTACGGTTTTTCTTCACTCGCAGCATAATTTTTGCTGTTTTGGCAGCGTAATCATAGCAGTTATCGAATATTTCGCCTGCCGGGTCGTGTCAACACCACCTGGACACACAGAACGGGCATTCTGTACCCTTCTTGTTTGCTGATCTAAAGGATATTAACTGCATTAAAGGGTAATTGCAAAGATTTTTGGGGGAATGGGGACATTTTTGTTGCAAGTATTACGTAGTGCTGCGGGGGTCTATCTTGTGTGACATGAAGGTATGTACTGGAGCTTAGAGGGCTGTTATATAGTGCAATGAATAAAGGTACCACAACTTGCGGGAGTAAATCGCTATTCTATCGCTGTGTAAGCTGCTGGTTCATTACAGCATAAAGTGGAGCATCCGTTGAGCCGCCGCAGAATTTAACAGCCGCGCCTCCGACGAACTTTCCGCTGGGTCCATTCTCGGCGGACCGTGAAATTATGCGGCTGGTGGTTGCGTTAAATGATCAGGAAATATTGTAAGTGCAGTCACTGCGACGAGCTCGTACTGGGGCGCGTATAAAATATTCGACCCCGGGGTATCAGGCTGTCATGGTTTCTAACCCCCCCCCAACATTTATGCTTCTTCAGGCTCTTCCTCAAGCTCATCGGCAGTTAGAATCGATTGTTCCAATGTTTTTTCAGCTTCTTCTTCTGCTTGCTTTTGTTCTTTGTTAATCTTCTGCAATACAACTTCAATCCCCGGTATAAAAGAAAGTTTTTTCAGTGACTCACTTAAAGCGGCACTCTTATCAAAAACATCAAATATCGGGTTGTCGCTTTTACTAAAGTCTTTTATAAGATTACCTGGATTCTCCGAACTCGCGCTTATAATATTATAGAGAAGCCGCGCACGTAATTCTTTAGAATTATCATCGTCCAAGGCATCAACTTGCTTAGATAGACCTTCAAATGTTTTACTCAAGGCTTCCTTATGTGAATATTCTTCAATCAATCTCTTTGATAACTTAACGCTCTTGTTAGCAGCCATTGCAAGCCAGAAAAGAGGTATGTATATCGGTAGTATCCCAACAACAATCCGCGGTATCTTCAAAATCACTTCCTCCAGTGATTTGTCATTACCCAAAAAAACAATGCCTATTACTACCGGAATAACAGCTGTAGCTGAGAGAAAAAAGATGGACCAATTAAACAATGATCTTGCTTTACCAAGATGCACCTCTTCCTCTTTTCTCTTCCGCTCATAAGCATGACTAAGGCCCGCAGTCATTGCATCAGGTAGTAAACCACGGATTTTAGCCCTTAACCGCTCACCCTTCTCC comes from the Anaerohalosphaera lusitana genome and includes:
- a CDS encoding RNA polymerase sigma factor, whose amino-acid sequence is MAAPEKKQEIAELVSRAQDGCQDSLGTLCEKYQNELSSYIYRLTLDKDLTEDILQETMMQLCRSLNDLRDANSIKAWLYKTAWGKAMNHYRSNKKHSSMSIDQNNLTNALENKRIEALKTLISKEIAETLVDSIADLDVKQRSVLTLRCYENLSYEQIASIMNCSETAARVQFYRAKCSLKRRLHRKGVTTVPMFLALLGLFGQITSPTQAATRVSAESLKVGALGTTVGWSMSKVGACILMMIASVAVVGGAFFVNGAAVSGYGSAPDTQIKSFHFIKHAWKEAYIPTANLRVGRSLSKGAYEQWFYFPEGIEGPMFKMMQRWDPQVENKLCSWLLDEDGQRYYHSGQNTIYVMNNPLAKRNTARFPSDSEDFCAFLESMEGEEKGVEYIRDAKTGLLKEIIDHRFINAPDFVSGIETNSFDETEFGDFKYKWHRDAKVVDERDAIHQQGWTVYEISGKINGQEVYGRCRIPFVFGTRGEHPPMLNLAVGDSYRVLDSPEGAYVVNTDNEVITSYPAGSFFKGLIRPWYGLHTIDLVRREAAKLWIPFSVENYEYDGYRHLKRIVKLHNCPEYNDLAVSFTIDIDANEISRIEFEGEAGTEVGVLEFDYPTVPGEITEEVEMPVVDKTWFSKREPRGILWLFDMAKGSLDD